In one window of Oncorhynchus kisutch isolate 150728-3 linkage group LG16, Okis_V2, whole genome shotgun sequence DNA:
- the LOC109906547 gene encoding tripartite motif-containing protein 16, with the protein MAEQGVLLDQDQFCCSICLDLLKEPVTINCGHSYCSNCIEDCWDKDDPKGAYNCPQCRQTFSPRPALMKNSLLAMVVGNMRKIGLQPTPPAMCFAGPGDVECDFCNGRKQKALKSCLVCLASYCETHLQPHYNIAPLMKHKLIKATTQLQDNICSHHDKLLEIFCRTDQQCICYLCTMDEHKGHDTVSITAEKMEKQKQIGLSQQRVKQRVQEREKELKEVQKAVEALSRSAQAAVEESERIFTELIDSVERRRSEMKELIVAQEYTAVSQAEGLMERLEQEIAELKMRGVELEKLAHTEDHIHFLESYQSLASPSVFSDLPTIAVCPLPHFEDVSEAVSNLREKLEGVLKREWCRISTRVNLVDVLHPPEPKTRADFLQYSCRLTLDPHTLYRQLFLSELNRKVKLKRKGYSYPSRPDRFTQLCQVLCREGLSGRCYWEVEWSGWKIYAGVSYKDISRSGPADDCQFGHNDKSWSLECCSNGYFFRHNNVKTEVARPQSSRVGVYLDHQAGTLSFYSVSDKMTLLHRVQTKFTQPLYPGFWLHCFKTTAELCELE; encoded by the exons ATGGCTGAGCAGGGAGTTCTCCTGGACCAGGACCAGTTCTGCTGCTCTATCTGTCTGGATTTACTGAAGGAGCCGGTCACTATCAACTGTGGACACAGTTACTGTAGCAATTGTATTGAGGACTGCTGGGATAAGGATGATCCAAAGGGCGCCTACAACTGTCCCCAGTGCAGACAGACTTTCTCGCCTAGGCCGGCTCTGATGAAGAATAGCTTGCTAGCCATGGTGGTTGGGAACATGAGGAAGATAGGACTCCAGCCTACTCCTCCTGCTATGTGCTTTGCTGGACCTGGAGATGTGGAATGTGATTTCTGCAATGGAAGAAAGCAGAAAGCTCTCAAGTCATGTCTTGTGTGTCTAGCCTCTTACTGTGAGACTCATCTCCAGCCTCATTATAATATAGCTCCATTGATGAAGCACAAGCTGATCAAAGCCACCACACAATTGCAGGACAATATCTGCTCTCATCATGACAAACTGCTGGAGATTTTCTGCCGGACCGACCAGCAGTGTATCTGTTATCTGTGTACCATGGATGAACATAAAGGCCATGATACAGTCTCAATCACAGCTGAAAAGATGGAGAAACAG AAGCAGATCGGGTTGAGTCAGCAGAGGGTCAAGCAGAGAGtccaggagagggagaaggagttgAAGGAAGTGCAAAAGGCTGTGGAGGCTCTCAGT CGCTCTGCACAGGCGGCAGTGGAGGAAAGTGAGAGGATCTTCACAGAATTGATTGACTCCGTTGAGCGAAGGCGCTCTGagatgaaggagctgatcgtagcCCAGGAGTATACAGCTGTGAGTCAAGCTGAAGGCCTCATGGAGCGTTTGGAGCAGGAGATCGCTGAGCTGAAGATGAGAGGGGTTGAGCTGGAGAAGCTCGCACACACAGAGGATCACATCCATTTCCTGGAG agttatcagtctctcgCCAGTCCCAGTGTATTTTCAGATTTGCCCACCATCGCTGTCTGTCCTCTTCCGCACTTTGAGGATGTGAGTGAGGCTGTGTCTAACCTGAGAGAGAAACTAGAGGGCGTCTTGAAGAGGGAATGGTGCAGAATTTCCACCAGAG TGAATCTAGTAGATGTTCTACACCCTCCCGAACCCAAGACCAGAGCCGACTTCTTACAAT ATTCCTGTCGGCTCACCCTGGACCCACACACATTATACAGACAACTCTTTCTGTCTGAGCTAAACAGAAAGGTGAAACTGAAGCGCAAAGGCTACTCCTACCCCAGCCGTCCAGACAGATTCACTCAGTTGTGTCAGGTGCTGTGCAGGGAAGGTCTGTCTgggcgctgttactgggaggtggagtggagtgggtGGAAGATTTATGCAGGCGTCTCGTATAAAGACATCAGCCGATCAGGGCCTGCGGACGACTGTCAATTCGGACacaatgacaagtcctggagtTTAGAGTGCTGTAGTAATGGTTACTTTTTCCGACATAATAATGTCAAGACTGAAGTGGCACGCCCTCAGTCCTccagagtaggagtgtatcttGATCACCAGGCGggcactctgtccttctacagTGTTTCGGACAAAATGACCCTCTTGCACAGAGTCCAGACTAAATTCACTCAGCCCCTCTATCCTGGGTTTTGGCTTCATTGTTTTAAGACCACTGCTGAGCTATGTGAGCTAGAGTAG
- the haus6 gene encoding HAUS augmin-like complex subunit 6, with amino-acid sequence MSNIQRTNGKYLWWSLLGLGFQPEVEVSSGASKANVKHIILGPNMFDKPNKDAFYIVTHFLLEKLNPTRFHDTYRHCWPVLDHKADAEFRKVTCAWLRDLMDEQGSTIPKVVASLFLSPGGPKFVHLMLHLANYVEFQEMQTFSTDGTWVPEAAAAPASSVQMALKRFQMVKTRFLRGAVEQDRILHEYERQAQSQVKSLRDLRAEDAKYNDLLKRHKNEADKEETPQAEKIQKVRSLWSSIDGVLSTLEEERRVVECVIGGGVDQYTLDGTGLALKIPRVLLERIEQLSHLSSVGSVYEADQLNLLSMLELLHQALGLLVEERVKMAGHTPIAQLHPLLLQETNLQMARALEDLRLMRKRISKEEIPEVKSVIGKLETEWDQKWADCLKRTPLTLFLNEDPALDFLCPMAPLSFEPATEASFKSSVFSQYPATLPKFSEEKLAETDSIPMDSALKRLCPPAVERVASRLPSVVSSPLTPLHALCETPLAVPVKAPSPSPLPASVRKTPCASPKMSAVKREAQILDSEFDNLANQFAEAVTTSPGNGSLQGLALGDLLCNLGTDPFSTRKQIPRTPESLILDVRSSWRRAVEEGEAQKARLSDKFDGDGIFRHVTALCEVQETSLSPDVHSLSTGLDPTNAGCSTAAPEQASLMSTLPWDSSNTEALHSLSSSDVIQFRFDQEAIPEQFSIDQETLPELPGNDGSFLSSSDTSNTEEEELLLPHIPSLLPTETEPALLVSSRRLDKIQQTFRETSFMDRHQGAQEMSPPQHDERSLDARDWLMAMSLETAATVGATDKVFSLDLDTLESPSPPRKEQFSLSQLLTFSPIEDL; translated from the exons ATGTCGAACATTCAGAGAACGAATGGCAAATATCTGTGGTGGTCGCTTTTGGGTCTTGGATTTCAACCTGAAGTCGAAGTATCATCAGGGGCCAGCAAAGCCAATGTCAAACACATCATTCTTGGCCC AAATATGTTTGACAAACCAAACAAGGATGCGTTCTACATAGTTACCCATTTCCTGTTAGAGAAACTCAACCCCACCCGCTTCCACGATACATACAG GCATTGCTGGCCGGTGTTGGACCACAAAGCAGATGCTGAATTCCGTAAGGTGACCTGTGCTTGGCTGCGAGATCTGATG GATGAGCAGGGCAGCACAATTCCCAAAGTGGTGGCGTCACTGTTCCTCTCGCCTGGTGGTCCCAAGTTTGTCCACCTGATGCTCCATCTGGCCAATTATGTTGAGTTTCAGGAGATGCAGACATTCTCTACAG ATGGCACGTGGGTCCCAGAGGCGGCGGCTGCCCCTGCCTCTTCTGTGCAAATGGCACTGAAGCGGTTTCAGATGGTCAAGACCAGATTCCTGAGGGGAGCTGTTGAGCAGGACCGGATCTTGCATGAGTACGAGAGGCAGGCCCA ATCTCAAGTGAAGTCTCTGAGGGATTTGAGGGCTGAAGATGCAAAGTATAATGATTTGCTCAA GCGTCACAAGAATGAAGCTGACAAGGAGGAAACTCCTCAAGCTGAGAAGATTCAAAAG GTGCGCTCCCTGTGGTCATCCATCGACGGAGTGCTGTCCACCCTGGAGGAGGAGCGGCGCGTGGTGGAGTGTGTGATCGGGGGAGGTGTGGACCAGTACACCCTGGACGGGACGGGCCTGGCCCTCAAAATCCCCCGGGTTCTGCTGGAGCGGATAGAGCAGTTATCCCACCTG TCGAGTGTGGGCAGTGTGTACGAGGCAGACCAGCTGAACCTCCTCAGCATGCTGGAGCTGCTCCACCAGGCCCTAGGCCTCCTGGTGGAAGAGAGGGTCAAGATGGCAGGACACACCCCCATTGCTCAGCTCCACCCCCTGCTCCTGCAAGAGACAAACCTGCAGATGGCCCGTGCCCTGGAGGACCTCCGACTCATGAG gAAGAGGATTTCAAAGGAGGAAATCCCAGAGGTAAAGAGCGTCATCGGGAAGTTGGAGACTGAGTGGGACCAGAAGTGGGCAGACTGTCTGAAACGCACGCCGCTGACCTTGTTTCTCAACGAGGATCCT gcCCTTGACTTTCTGTGCCCCATGGCTCCTCTGTCCTTTGAGCCGGCCACAGAAGCCAGTTTTAAATCCAGCGTTTTCTCCCAGTATCCGGCGACGCTACCCA aaTTTTCTGAGGAGAAGCTTGCGGAGACTGACTCCATTCCAATGGATTCTGCCCTCAAACG CCTTTGCCCTCCAGCCGTTGAGAGGGTTGCGTCTCGTCTTCCTAGTGTGGTCTCTTCCCCACTGACTCCCCTCCATGCACTTTGTGAAACTCCTCTGGCTGTCCCTGTCAAAGCTCCCTCACCAAGCCCCCTGCCG GCCAGTGTAAGGAAGACTCCTTGTGCATCTCCAAAGATGTCTGCGGTGAAGAGAGAGGCTCAGATCCTGGACTCTGAGTTTGACAACTTGGCAAATCAG TTTGCAGAGGCTGTGACCACCAGCCCTGGTAATGGAAGTTTACAAGGACTTGCGCTTGGTGATTTACTGTGCAATCTTGGCACAGACCCTTTCTCCACCAGGAAGCAGATTCCACGTACCCCAGAGAGTTTGA ttCTAGATGTGAGGAGTTCCTGGCGAAGGgcagtggaggaaggagaggctcAGAAGGCCCGTCTGTCTGATAAGTTTGACGGCGACGGCATCTTCAGGCACGTCACGGCCCTCTGTGAGGTACAGGAGACCTCCCTCAGCCCCGACGTGCACTCCCTGAGCACAGGCCTGGATCCCACCAATGCCGGTTGCAGTACTGCAGCCCCCGAGCAGGCATCGCTCATGTCTACCCTGCCCTGGGACTCCTCCAACACGGAGGCTCTCCACAGCCTGAGCAGTAGCGACGTGATCCAGTTCAGATTCGACCAAGAGGCGATCCCAGAGCAGTTCAGTATAGATCAGGAGACTCTCCCCGAGCTGCCGGGCAACGACGGCAGCTTCCTGAGCTCCAGTGACACATCCAACACAGAGGAGGAAGAGCTGCTCCTCCCCCacatcccctccctccttcccacagAGACTGAGCCGGCCCTACTGGTCTCAAGCAGGCGTCTGGACAAGATCCAGCAGACCTTCAGAGAGACCTCCTTCATGGACCGACACCAGGGGGCACAAGAAATGTCTCCCCCACAGCATGACGAGAGGAGCCTGGATGCCAGAGACTGGCTGATGGCAATGTCACTGGAGACTGCAGCCACAGTTGGCGCGACAGACAAAGTCTTTTCTCTGGATCTGGACACTCTAGAGAGCCCTTCACCACCAAGAAAAGAGCAGTTTAGCCTCTCGCAACTCTTAACATTTTCCCCCATAGAGGACCTGTAG